Proteins from a single region of Trichomycterus rosablanca isolate fTriRos1 chromosome 16, fTriRos1.hap1, whole genome shotgun sequence:
- the LOC134330163 gene encoding complement factor B-like isoform X3 has protein sequence MEILDFWNIFILVMVHICPVIMGDSQCPKDNIAMKGGSYDFSNNGSILNYICPEGYYPDPLRKRVCKGVKWNPTTKKILECKKVTCPDPRVLQNGDVHPYQRWYFVNDTITSKCSTGYTFRGSEKRVCKVNGKWSGRTPVCSSSSDHCPDPGTPPGASRTSSSFNIDDKVDYSCNGKLKLVGSKKRVCQDNGEWSGEEPVCYAEFTYDTPEEVAEAFGGSLKASLSIHEEAGQYEKSIRVDTGGNLDIYIALDASDSIDEEDFNQAKKVVLTLMDKISYYEESPNYEIIIFATNVTKIISMTDFKTNKEKALAEVIEKLKKFKFVVKKGNSGTNIAGAYKAILYSIAFEKARNGFNPETQHVVIMFTDGSYNMGGDPKNYVKNIKETVYNGTAKREKYLDLYVFGVGAYVNVEEDVDMNKWVTKRDKEKHFFIIPDMTKMQQTLDHIIDERTKVGLCGLYKNYDDEEEFKRLAYPWLTKIIVTNMDGSLRNCIGSLVTPKFILTAAHCFRREEEPLKIYIEATDAKENKILKAMRHIPHPRYNPQQKVKEGISEYYEYDVALIELEQGVTLSKQIRPICIPCTVETSAALKLPSQDVTCKQHEELLMKEKYVDAFFMSLKNPKKQKKNVQIKQEDKDSKVSDGVNGSAGQSCFESILEKRMC, from the exons ATGGAGATTTTGGATTTTTGGAACATATTCATTCTTGTCATGGTACATATCTGCCCTGTCATAATGG GTGATTCTCAGTGCCCTAAAGACAACATTGCTATGAAAGGAGGCAGTTACGATTTTTCCAATAATGGTAGTATTCTAAATTACATCTGCCCAGAGGGTTATTATCCAGATCCTCTAAGGAAACGTGTATGTAAAGGTGTTAAATGGaatccaacaaccaaaaagatCCTTGAATGCAAAA AGGTTACATGTCCAGATCCAAGGGTTCTGCAGAATGGAGATGTGCACCCTTATCAGCGATGGTATTTTGTGAATGACACTATCACCTCCAAGTGTAGCACTGGTTACACATTCAGGGGCTCTGAAAAAAGAGTCTGCAAAGTTAATGGAAAGTGGAGCGGAAGAACGCCAGTTTGTAGTAGTAGCT CTGATCACTGCCCTGATCCGGGCACTCCACCTGGGGCATCCAGAACAAGTAGCAGTTTCAACATTGATGACAAGGTGGACTACAGCTGCAATGGCAAGTTAAAGCTAGTAGGTTCCAAAAAACGTGTATGTCAGGATAATGGCGAGTGGTCAGGAGAAGAGCCGGTGTGCTACG CTGAATTCACATATGACACCCCAGAGGAAGTTGCAGAGGCTTTTGGAGGTTCTCTTAAGGCTTCTCTATCTATACATGAGGAAGCAG GTCAATATGAGAAATCAATAAGAGTGGATACAGGAGGAAACCTTGACATCTACATAGCCCTGGACGCATCTGATAGCATTGATGAAGAAGACTTCAATCAGGCAAAGAAAGTTGTTCTGACACTCATGGACAAG ATTAGCTACTATGAGGAGTCTCCAAATTATGAGATCATCATTTTTGCCACAAATGTAACAAAAATTATTAGTATGACAGATTTCAAAACGAATAAAGAAAAAGCTCTGGCTGAGGTAATCGAGAAGctgaaaaaatttaaatttgttg TAAAAAAGGGGAATTCAGGGACCAACATTGCGGGAGCTTACAAAGCTATTCTTTACAGCATCGCTTTTGAAAAAGCCAGAAATGGTTTTAACCCTGAGACCCAACATGTCGTAATCATGTTTACTGATG GTAGTTACAATATGGGTGGAGACCCCAAAAACTATGTTAAGAATATTAAAGAAACTGTATACAATGGGACTGCCAAACGAGAAAAATATCTGG ATCTTTATGTATTTGGAGTGGGTGCTTATGTAAATGTAGAGGAGGACGTGGACATGAATAAGTGGGTGACAAAACGAGATAAGGAAAAGCATTTTTTCATAATCCCGGACATGACAAAAATGCAACAGACCCTGGATCACATCATTG ATGAAAGAACAAAAGTGGGTCTGTGTGGACTTTACAAAAACTATGATGATGAAGAAGAATTCAAGCGTCTTGCATACCCTTGGCTGACAAAGATTATTGTGACT AATATGGATGGCAGTTTACGAAACTGTATAGGATCACTTGTCACTCCTAAGTTTATTCTAACTGCTGCCCACTGCTTCAGGCGTGAAGAAGAACCCCTGAAAATTTACATTGAAGCAACCGATGCCAAAG aaaataaaatattgaaggCAATGCGGCACATACCTCATCCCAGATACAACCCCCAACAGAAAGTAAAGGAGGGAATATCGGAGTATTATGAATATGATGTGGCTCTCATTGAATTGGAGCAAGGTGTAACTCTTAGTAAACAGATCAG ACCCATCTGCATTCCCTGTACCGTGGAAACCAGTGCAGCTCTAAAACTGCCAAGCCAAGACGTAACATGCAAACAGCATG AGGAGTTGTTGATGAAAGAGAAGTATGTAGATGCTTTCTTCATGTCATTAAAGAACcctaaaaaacaaaagaaaaatgttcAAATCAAACAAGAAGATAAG GACTCTAAGGTGTCTGATGGAGTCAATGGCTCAgctggtcagagctgttttgaaagCATATTAG AAAAAAGAATGTGTTGA
- the LOC134330163 gene encoding complement factor B-like isoform X2: protein MEILDFWNIFILVMVHICPVIMGDSQCPKDNIAMKGGSYDFSNNGSILNYICPEGYYPDPLRKRVCKGVKWNPTTKKILECKKVTCPDPRVLQNGDVHPYQRWYFVNDTITSKCSTGYTFRGSEKRVCKVNGKWSGRTPVCSSSSDHCPDPGTPPGASRTSSSFNIDDKVDYSCNGKLKLVGSKKRVCQDNGEWSGEEPVCYAEFTYDTPEEVAEAFGGSLKASLSIHEEAGQYEKSIRVDTGGNLDIYIALDASDSIDEEDFNQAKKVVLTLMDKISYYEESPNYEIIIFATNVTKIISMTDFKTNKEKALAEVIEKLKKFKFVGSYNMGGDPKNYVKNIKETVYNGTAKREKYLDLYVFGVGAYVNVEEDVDMNKWVTKRDKEKHFFIIPDMTKMQQTLDHIIDERTKVGLCGLYKNYDDEEEFKRLAYPWLTKIIVTNMDGSLRNCIGSLVTPKFILTAAHCFRREEEPLKIYIEATDAKENKILKAMRHIPHPRYNPQQKVKEGISEYYEYDVALIELEQGVTLSKQIRPICIPCTVETSAALKLPSQDVTCKQHEELLMKEKYVDAFFMSLKNPKKQKKNVQIKQEDKKKECVEIAGKALNITDKAAEELLNDNFLCTGGSGPKSVDDNPCPGDSGGATFVSHTYRLFQLGVVSWSSSKECPPLNKRQTRDFHTNLFNPKIREFLKEHLGDEKIDAPLHFL from the exons ATGGAGATTTTGGATTTTTGGAACATATTCATTCTTGTCATGGTACATATCTGCCCTGTCATAATGG GTGATTCTCAGTGCCCTAAAGACAACATTGCTATGAAAGGAGGCAGTTACGATTTTTCCAATAATGGTAGTATTCTAAATTACATCTGCCCAGAGGGTTATTATCCAGATCCTCTAAGGAAACGTGTATGTAAAGGTGTTAAATGGaatccaacaaccaaaaagatCCTTGAATGCAAAA AGGTTACATGTCCAGATCCAAGGGTTCTGCAGAATGGAGATGTGCACCCTTATCAGCGATGGTATTTTGTGAATGACACTATCACCTCCAAGTGTAGCACTGGTTACACATTCAGGGGCTCTGAAAAAAGAGTCTGCAAAGTTAATGGAAAGTGGAGCGGAAGAACGCCAGTTTGTAGTAGTAGCT CTGATCACTGCCCTGATCCGGGCACTCCACCTGGGGCATCCAGAACAAGTAGCAGTTTCAACATTGATGACAAGGTGGACTACAGCTGCAATGGCAAGTTAAAGCTAGTAGGTTCCAAAAAACGTGTATGTCAGGATAATGGCGAGTGGTCAGGAGAAGAGCCGGTGTGCTACG CTGAATTCACATATGACACCCCAGAGGAAGTTGCAGAGGCTTTTGGAGGTTCTCTTAAGGCTTCTCTATCTATACATGAGGAAGCAG GTCAATATGAGAAATCAATAAGAGTGGATACAGGAGGAAACCTTGACATCTACATAGCCCTGGACGCATCTGATAGCATTGATGAAGAAGACTTCAATCAGGCAAAGAAAGTTGTTCTGACACTCATGGACAAG ATTAGCTACTATGAGGAGTCTCCAAATTATGAGATCATCATTTTTGCCACAAATGTAACAAAAATTATTAGTATGACAGATTTCAAAACGAATAAAGAAAAAGCTCTGGCTGAGGTAATCGAGAAGctgaaaaaatttaaatttgttg GTAGTTACAATATGGGTGGAGACCCCAAAAACTATGTTAAGAATATTAAAGAAACTGTATACAATGGGACTGCCAAACGAGAAAAATATCTGG ATCTTTATGTATTTGGAGTGGGTGCTTATGTAAATGTAGAGGAGGACGTGGACATGAATAAGTGGGTGACAAAACGAGATAAGGAAAAGCATTTTTTCATAATCCCGGACATGACAAAAATGCAACAGACCCTGGATCACATCATTG ATGAAAGAACAAAAGTGGGTCTGTGTGGACTTTACAAAAACTATGATGATGAAGAAGAATTCAAGCGTCTTGCATACCCTTGGCTGACAAAGATTATTGTGACT AATATGGATGGCAGTTTACGAAACTGTATAGGATCACTTGTCACTCCTAAGTTTATTCTAACTGCTGCCCACTGCTTCAGGCGTGAAGAAGAACCCCTGAAAATTTACATTGAAGCAACCGATGCCAAAG aaaataaaatattgaaggCAATGCGGCACATACCTCATCCCAGATACAACCCCCAACAGAAAGTAAAGGAGGGAATATCGGAGTATTATGAATATGATGTGGCTCTCATTGAATTGGAGCAAGGTGTAACTCTTAGTAAACAGATCAG ACCCATCTGCATTCCCTGTACCGTGGAAACCAGTGCAGCTCTAAAACTGCCAAGCCAAGACGTAACATGCAAACAGCATG AGGAGTTGTTGATGAAAGAGAAGTATGTAGATGCTTTCTTCATGTCATTAAAGAACcctaaaaaacaaaagaaaaatgttcAAATCAAACAAGAAGATAAG AAAAAAGAATGTGTTGAAATTGCCGGAAAGGCATTAAATATCACAGACAAGGCTGCTGAAGAATTACTTAATGACAACTTTCTATGCACTGGAGGGTCTGGACCAAAATCTGTAGATGATAATCCATGCCCAG
- the LOC134330163 gene encoding complement factor B-like isoform X1, whose amino-acid sequence MEILDFWNIFILVMVHICPVIMGDSQCPKDNIAMKGGSYDFSNNGSILNYICPEGYYPDPLRKRVCKGVKWNPTTKKILECKKVTCPDPRVLQNGDVHPYQRWYFVNDTITSKCSTGYTFRGSEKRVCKVNGKWSGRTPVCSSSSDHCPDPGTPPGASRTSSSFNIDDKVDYSCNGKLKLVGSKKRVCQDNGEWSGEEPVCYAEFTYDTPEEVAEAFGGSLKASLSIHEEAGQYEKSIRVDTGGNLDIYIALDASDSIDEEDFNQAKKVVLTLMDKISYYEESPNYEIIIFATNVTKIISMTDFKTNKEKALAEVIEKLKKFKFVVKKGNSGTNIAGAYKAILYSIAFEKARNGFNPETQHVVIMFTDGSYNMGGDPKNYVKNIKETVYNGTAKREKYLDLYVFGVGAYVNVEEDVDMNKWVTKRDKEKHFFIIPDMTKMQQTLDHIIDERTKVGLCGLYKNYDDEEEFKRLAYPWLTKIIVTNMDGSLRNCIGSLVTPKFILTAAHCFRREEEPLKIYIEATDAKENKILKAMRHIPHPRYNPQQKVKEGISEYYEYDVALIELEQGVTLSKQIRPICIPCTVETSAALKLPSQDVTCKQHEELLMKEKYVDAFFMSLKNPKKQKKNVQIKQEDKKKECVEIAGKALNITDKAAEELLNDNFLCTGGSGPKSVDDNPCPGDSGGATFVSHTYRLFQLGVVSWSSSKECPPLNKRQTRDFHTNLFNPKIREFLKEHLGDEKIDAPLHFL is encoded by the exons ATGGAGATTTTGGATTTTTGGAACATATTCATTCTTGTCATGGTACATATCTGCCCTGTCATAATGG GTGATTCTCAGTGCCCTAAAGACAACATTGCTATGAAAGGAGGCAGTTACGATTTTTCCAATAATGGTAGTATTCTAAATTACATCTGCCCAGAGGGTTATTATCCAGATCCTCTAAGGAAACGTGTATGTAAAGGTGTTAAATGGaatccaacaaccaaaaagatCCTTGAATGCAAAA AGGTTACATGTCCAGATCCAAGGGTTCTGCAGAATGGAGATGTGCACCCTTATCAGCGATGGTATTTTGTGAATGACACTATCACCTCCAAGTGTAGCACTGGTTACACATTCAGGGGCTCTGAAAAAAGAGTCTGCAAAGTTAATGGAAAGTGGAGCGGAAGAACGCCAGTTTGTAGTAGTAGCT CTGATCACTGCCCTGATCCGGGCACTCCACCTGGGGCATCCAGAACAAGTAGCAGTTTCAACATTGATGACAAGGTGGACTACAGCTGCAATGGCAAGTTAAAGCTAGTAGGTTCCAAAAAACGTGTATGTCAGGATAATGGCGAGTGGTCAGGAGAAGAGCCGGTGTGCTACG CTGAATTCACATATGACACCCCAGAGGAAGTTGCAGAGGCTTTTGGAGGTTCTCTTAAGGCTTCTCTATCTATACATGAGGAAGCAG GTCAATATGAGAAATCAATAAGAGTGGATACAGGAGGAAACCTTGACATCTACATAGCCCTGGACGCATCTGATAGCATTGATGAAGAAGACTTCAATCAGGCAAAGAAAGTTGTTCTGACACTCATGGACAAG ATTAGCTACTATGAGGAGTCTCCAAATTATGAGATCATCATTTTTGCCACAAATGTAACAAAAATTATTAGTATGACAGATTTCAAAACGAATAAAGAAAAAGCTCTGGCTGAGGTAATCGAGAAGctgaaaaaatttaaatttgttg TAAAAAAGGGGAATTCAGGGACCAACATTGCGGGAGCTTACAAAGCTATTCTTTACAGCATCGCTTTTGAAAAAGCCAGAAATGGTTTTAACCCTGAGACCCAACATGTCGTAATCATGTTTACTGATG GTAGTTACAATATGGGTGGAGACCCCAAAAACTATGTTAAGAATATTAAAGAAACTGTATACAATGGGACTGCCAAACGAGAAAAATATCTGG ATCTTTATGTATTTGGAGTGGGTGCTTATGTAAATGTAGAGGAGGACGTGGACATGAATAAGTGGGTGACAAAACGAGATAAGGAAAAGCATTTTTTCATAATCCCGGACATGACAAAAATGCAACAGACCCTGGATCACATCATTG ATGAAAGAACAAAAGTGGGTCTGTGTGGACTTTACAAAAACTATGATGATGAAGAAGAATTCAAGCGTCTTGCATACCCTTGGCTGACAAAGATTATTGTGACT AATATGGATGGCAGTTTACGAAACTGTATAGGATCACTTGTCACTCCTAAGTTTATTCTAACTGCTGCCCACTGCTTCAGGCGTGAAGAAGAACCCCTGAAAATTTACATTGAAGCAACCGATGCCAAAG aaaataaaatattgaaggCAATGCGGCACATACCTCATCCCAGATACAACCCCCAACAGAAAGTAAAGGAGGGAATATCGGAGTATTATGAATATGATGTGGCTCTCATTGAATTGGAGCAAGGTGTAACTCTTAGTAAACAGATCAG ACCCATCTGCATTCCCTGTACCGTGGAAACCAGTGCAGCTCTAAAACTGCCAAGCCAAGACGTAACATGCAAACAGCATG AGGAGTTGTTGATGAAAGAGAAGTATGTAGATGCTTTCTTCATGTCATTAAAGAACcctaaaaaacaaaagaaaaatgttcAAATCAAACAAGAAGATAAG AAAAAAGAATGTGTTGAAATTGCCGGAAAGGCATTAAATATCACAGACAAGGCTGCTGAAGAATTACTTAATGACAACTTTCTATGCACTGGAGGGTCTGGACCAAAATCTGTAGATGATAATCCATGCCCAG